AATTATTGGTGCTGAGGATAAGAAGGTAAATGGTGGTTCAGTAGAACTATTTAGGGACCTTCTGCAATGTTTTATGGGTGAGGAAGGTAAACTGCATTTGGTAAAACTAGTGACCatggaaaaagttaaaaatatttttgagcttATCTAATGGTTATACCATGCATGCTCTGTAATTGGAGAGGATGTTTTTGCTACTTTCAATACAGCAACATTGGTGCTGTGCTTATTCCTAAGGGACAGAAACCTACTCATGTTGCTGATCTCAGGCCTATTTCTTGCTCCTCAGTTATATACAAGTGTGTAACTAAGATCCTTGTGAGAAGGTTGACACCTCTTCTGCCTAGTTTAGTCTCACCAAACTAGAGAGCTTCTATAAAAGGGAGAAGCATATGGGATAATTCTCTTTTAGCTAAGGTATGAAAGATTGCTTGCCTTTGTTGGGATGACTACTCAGAGTTAGGTGGGAGAATACAATTGGTTCAATATATTTTGTGCCAACATTCCAATTTacctaaaacaaatttttaaaagctCAACCAAATGTGTACTctccttgtttttttttttttttttgaggggGATGATAATTAAGACTCAACTAAAGGAGCAAGGGtaagttggaaaaaaatttgTCCTCCTAAAGGTGAAGGTGGACATAAACCGAAGGACCTTcatagttgaaataaacttgtATTATCCAACATATAAGAAACATTTTGATAGGATATGGATTTCTTTGGATTGCTTGAATCAGAGAGTATTTGCTTACAAATCATTCTTTGAGAAGGTTCCATTAAAAAGTAACACCAATTGGAGTTGGAAGAAAATTGTAGAACTTAGAGAGGGAGCAACAATCGTATTAAGAAATTATGAGTTAAAATAGGGGGAAGATTACTATGTCCAAAATATGGGAAATGGTCAAGCCTAAAGTTAAGGTTGTATAACATAGGATTTGTTTGGTTTCTTCTACATATTCCAACACATTCTTTCACCACTTGAATGGCAATTCTAGATTCCAACCAATAAGAGGATGATACGGCGGTGACTCACTATTAATGGTCACTGCTTTTATTGTCATTATGAGACCCAAAATAAGAATCATATTTTCGCAGAATGCACAttcggaaaaaaaaaagtggaggGAGAAACAAAGGTAAAGCTTCAATCATTCTAAAATTGACCTAGAATGCTTTTGGAGGGAGAAACAAAAGGAGGGGATTCTTAAAAGCGTTGAAGGACTGATTAGCTTAAGGTTTCAAGGCAAGAACAGAGTAGATAATTTGTGTTTGGCTTGAAACATTTTGGAATGGGTACTTTTCTGTTCTATACATACAAATAGCCTGTATTGACAGTTTCACAGCTTTTGTTATTTCATTGGATTACAAAACTTatcctaataataataataaatatttttatagactCCAACAACGGAATATAACAagtatcaaatttatttatataattaaattattatttttactaaaccttataatatatttagcaaaCCTCAATCCGCTTCGCTATTCAGATGTCAACCAAATAAAAGACGTctataataaatctaaaacttcttgaacaaaaagaaacttaaaaatataaagattataaGCATACTGCTATTTACatatttctgatttttttttttcaaatctaaatagttgataaaagaaaatttagaaacTCATACCGAAAGCTGACCAAAAGTAGGATTAgtttaaccaaaattaattcaatttttgacTAAATTATGCACACCCCTTCGAAGAGAGTAAGGCCGATTTATTAATCAGACAATTCCCCTCGGCAACAAGGGGCAAAAAACACATGGGCTTTACATTATTATAACGAAGCTATGGGATTAGAATTCGATAATCCTAATATTCTGTAACAGACCTTATCGAAGAACATACAAAAGCTTTAAGATATTATTTTCGAGGACTAAAAAGAAACTCGTTTTTACCACAAGCTTACCATCCTGCAATTATCCAATatcacaattaaaaataataattcacagCCAAATTCATCTATATGTGTTATTCACAGTTTACACACTTAATCCGTTGGACTCTAAAACAGAATGTTTGACACAGTAATTTTATGACACTACACTTCTAGATTTCGCACCAATGATGGTAACTCGAATAATTTAGCAAAGATGATAGctcaaaaaagaataaataaataaagggctttttctttttttctttttctttattttttttaacctttGAGATGAATGCAAATTTATGTTGTACGCTaaaatgtggctttaactgttaAAATAAGTAGATTTCTCGAAGTAGGGATGAGAATTCATGATGTTTAGATAGACTGAGGTAATAAGACGGCAACAAGGGCTGCAGAACACATTTAACttaaaacaacttaaaaggAAGAAACAAACAGGCATACCAGATTCACGAACAACCAAAACACCGACTAATGGAGAACAGACTAGATGGTGGCTCCACTGATGGCTCCAGTTCTGGCTTCTTGCGAGGAAGATGCTTAAAAAATGCTTTTACCGCTCCACTCACCCCATCCTCATTCTCCATTGCCTTGGCAAGTTCAACAGCTTTCTCTTTAACCTGAGATATCTCATGAGTGAGtttgtggaaaattttaaaaatatatatatttttaaccttgtcttctaaaaagaaaaaaggcatTAATTGTTGAATCAGTTTTCATCTGTACTTCAGTTCACTTATATCACTTAAACGATGTttcatgaaatttgatttacaCGATCCCAGGTTGGTGGTCCCAAGGAGAGAGGTATTATCAAGAAGAGAGACATTGACCTCTCGTTTGAGTTACTCAAATCCCAAATGATGTTCGACATCAAACAAGCCACAAAAAATAGATACAAACGTATAGCTGCTTGTAGAAACTCCCTACAATCGTATAGCTGCTTGTAGAAACTCCCCTCAACCTAAATACTCGGAGTCTTCATTCTTTTAAAGTCTCTTTTACTAATATAACCTTCCAAAGAAGCATGGAAAAAATCCTGGACAACTTAAACATACCTATCTCAAGCACATTTCCTAAGTAACATAACCCTCAACtcaatgaaaaatgaaaagaaaaaccgCCAATGGATTAtggattattaaaaaaaaaaaggggcaaGACTAAATGGCTAAAATCTAAAATGGCAAAGCAAAtgtaaattgaacaaataaatttggcatCTCAAATTCATAATTACCTCTGGGTTTAGCATGAATTTTATTGCATCAATCAGCTTGGGAAGTGAGAACTCATCAATCGGAATTGGTGCAGGTCCCACTCCTCTAGCATGCACTCGATCTCCCCAGAAAGGTTGATCACCAAAAAATGGCACAATGGTCGTTGGGCACTAAATTTGAGGGGAAAAAGCGTGGATCAAGATACGAGTGGACATCAAATGAAACCAAACGCACATCATCATCAAACCAGACAAACAAGACAATGTATGCACCTAGTCAAGGAACAAGTAGATAAACTAACAGCAAAGATGTAAATGTTTGTTCTTACCGCAGCTTTAAGACCGGCAGCTGTTGTTCCGGCACCACCATGGTGAACCTGAAAGCAgggcaaaaaaagaaaaggtctTGCTATTCAAAACCAAATAGGAGAGAAAGAGTTGGAGGGAAACAACTTGAAGGGGCAAAACAAAGTAATATCATACTATATTATTCAGACTTAGGCGTGAATGTTCGATATAAATATGCATACGAATATGTTCaacttttttgaagtttttccGTGTATTTGGAGGATCCTTGAAGGGTGACATCCCCATTTCCATATTCTCATACATGTCAGACACAGGTGTTGGTACTTCAAGAAAATGAACATAGAAGCACATCAATATCAGAAAATTGTAAGAGatccaaatgataaaaatttgattaatcgGCATGATCAAATACTTGCACATCCTCGTATTACACGTAAGCAGGTTATATTCCTCAAGTAATTTAGTTTCTACATTATGTGTTACTAGCACCACTCGGCTTCTGCTCTAATATTGTATCATGACCTCCACTACCCTTGATTGCCAAGCTTAGTTGACATACCATTATGTTATTGAGCACCCACCATACCTTAGATATCCATCAATGTATTTAAATACCACCAAAGTAtctaaaagtgtaaaatatagGCAGATATTTGTTCAgagttcttaaaaaaatttattaaacaccACAGATTTGACCTCACCGAGAAACCCTAATCTTTGCAAATGTTTCCTCTAAGATGAAAAAAGGTTGCCTCAGCTGGTGTCCatcacaaaaaagaaaagtgttttctaaaaataataacagtCATGTTATGATGAAAAGAGCTGATATGTGAAGTTTGAGGAGCTAACCAAAGTGATAgtagtttcaaaatatttagaaacttttttccctttttacaAGACAATAAAAGGGGGAGGGCTGCAACTTTGCAAACTTTCAATGTTGAACTTGTAATCAATTCAGACAATAAGCTAGGACAGGAATACAAGACAGAAAACATTCTGAAAATAGCTCTCAAAGAAACTTTTACCATAAGCAGCATTCCATGCCCATTCTGAGTGAAAAGAAGTCAAACCATGCACTATAACCACTATATAGAATGTGATTATGAATAAAGATTCTAAACAGGTTGAACAAAAAAAGCAAAGATGCTAAACAAATATAATGAGAAAGAATCCCCATAAAAGCAGTACTCTAGTAATGGACTCACCACAGCCATGCATTGCAAGAATAGCCAATCATGAGGGACGTTGTCCAATAAGTAAACAGAGTCCTTGGATTCTGCCACTGAGAATAAATGGATAAAAAGCTAAGAAAATATTGCACACGGGCACTAGGATAATAATAACaagtaagaagaaaaaaacttacAGCTACCAAGGCCACCCCAGCCTTTATTAATGATACCCCTCTGCCCAGTTTGTTCCAATGCATCGACAATTATTTGGGTCATTTTTTCTGGTTCTTGAACAGGCTGAAATGGGTAGAAGGAATAGTACAAAAAAGATCATATACatagaaaaaagtaaaaagcaTAAATAAGATCAAACAAGTGAGAACAGTATCCGATAGCAACCAGCCAACTTAACTGTGATATTAATTCACCATAATTAGggtaaaaatctatttttatggTTAATGTGATCGATCTCTATTGGAAACGAGGGAAAACAATCAAATGATGCAGCCATTTATCACATTCATTAGCCTTGGCTTTATAATGGCAACACAAATAGGTCATACAAAACTTGCTGGAAAACAGATCTTTATCAAATCCTATGCTTAACAAAATGGACAAAAATGCCAATTCCCTAGGAACACCAACAAAGGGTTCTAAATCCTGTTGCACTTTTCTATTTCAACCCTAGTATTCTTGCTCTAAGGATTTTACTTCTATATTAACCCTAGTATTCTTGCTCTAAGGATTTTACTTCTATTTTAACCCTAGTATTCTTGCTCTAAGGATTTTACTTTGCTCCATCAAAATAGTATAATTGATGAGAAAAAGTAGCAACCATATTAAAGcagaaatataaacaaaaaacttcaaaaaaattggATCTCAGGCCAcaacaaacaaaatatagttGTGTCAGGAGCTTTTGACACATTCATCAGAGAAGAGCTACTTCAAAGGATTACACAAGGTGGTCAATGAATGTTTAGGACTCACAACATTATAGCTTACTCAGTAAACAAAGAAGCAATGCAATTTCAGGTTGCAACATAAAGATGCTGGCAATTTCAGTACATAAGTTATGATACAAAATTCTACTACTATTTATGAATTTCAGCAGCTTCCCTAACTAACATACTTCAGATGTCTGGAAGCATACAGTTTAGAAAACCtcaatataagaaattaaagagaaaaaccTTTCTGTATGAAGaagatagaaaaagaaaacatgcaGGAAATGACCAAGCACGGTAGATTTAAAGTTTAGATTTCAAGAGAAATGCTTTTCTAAAGccaaaaacaaacaatttaatcaacattgaAAACCAAGTCCTTAGCTTTGATTAAAAcagttgtgaaaaaaattatgcaaCCTAAAATTCTTAATCTATCTCACCATGTTACTTAATATCTTGATACATCTCTTAACCTGTAAAAGGAGAGGAACCCATCTCTAGAGACcaaacttaatatttaatctttgCCCAGGGCCAGCTAGCATTGTATTTCAACTCTAACATAAAACCCCTTAGATAAATCCTAGATTTCATGTAATTAGTGGTCCCCAATAtgtttttattgtataaaatgaGCAATCATTTCATTCTTTGCATATTAGGTTTACTAAGCACATCATAAGTAAAACACATTTTGATAGCACTAGAAGGGCACTAATAATTaagaatgaaatatataaacagCATGTCTCCAAGCTAGTAATTATGGACCATGCCCTCCACACAATAAGGGTCTCAacttattgtaaaaataaaatatgagagaaagagagagagagagagaaaccCTAAACAGGGAAACCAATTTGACTAGTAACCATTCATTATATACTCTAAAATATTTTGggatttatattaataaataatatcacACTTATAGTTGGAGCTCACAACTCAAAATGCAAAGAAAACCTTAAATTCTCAAGTAGCTACTGCTATAAATATCTGCTACTTAATAGGGAAAACTAACTCACAAACTACAGCAGAATATAGCAAATGATAATgagaaaagaaatcaaactcACAAGGCTACCAAATCCAATATAAATAGGCTTTGGACCAGCTTCAAGCCACTTTACGAGTGATTCAGGAGGTTCATAATTTGTTGCAAGATCAAGAAAGCAAAAGCCTACCACGTCAATCTTAGGTCCCCAATCTGAAGGAGAAAAATGGAAGTGTCATCCTTCTCTTTGAGAAATTCTTGCTAGCATGTATAGTCATAACAGAATATattgtttcttctaaaaagacATCCTCCTGCTTTAATACATAAACCGAGAGAACATGAactgaaaaatgaaataaaattaactcCAAGATTCTTAAAAGCCCAGAGTTAATTCTTTTTGAGTTTTGCACACTACAAGTAGACTTATACCAACCACCACCTTTAGGCTTAGGAACAAGGTGAGGACTCCATATATATCCATATGGAACATCAGAATCAGAGCCTTGGGAACCACTCAAGTATGTGACTGGTCGCAGCCTCAGCTTTTTCTTTCTAAGATCATTTATCATGTCCCTTATCCCGAGCCAAATCATTGAATCAACAATTTGATAAGAAAGCTGCAGCaaacacaaacaaacaaacaagatAAGAAAAGGagaacaaaagaataaaatgatacaTATGAATATACTTTGTAGAGCTCACTCGATATCCAGCAGGTTGCTTCACACGGGACAAAGGGTGTGGAAACTCACTTGTTGGCCTGGAGGAAACAATAATGGATTGTGCAAAGCAGTCTAAGAGTGCCCATTAAACCATGTAATAGAACAACAGACTGATACAAAACAAGAAATGGCAATTGTAAACTGCTAGCTTTGGAGATGTTAAAGCAACATCTAGCTCAGCTATAGATAATATTACCCAGACAAGACTTACGTCCATGGCATCgtgaaaaatatatgaattggTACTTTCAATGCCTCTGCCACATGGGTATGTCCTAAACAGCATTGACAAAGTTTCTATCAGAATATTTAACCAATATATTGAACATGAATAAAACTAATATTCCAGAAACAAATTACAATGCATAACTGCAAGAATAAACAGTACATTAAGAGAAATCTTCACATTCTCCCACCAGAATTTTTTCTCGAATAGAGACAACTGGGAGGCTTCATTAGgtatttacccttttttttttttcgaaaaagtcATTAGGAATCTACTTGTTCCACATCACAGCTATGATTTAGGCATAAACTTTTGCTACACCAGGATGCTAAAAGCAGGGTgctaaaagaataaatataaatacgaTACTCTATACTGCCAAAAGCCCTTTACATATTGTATGTATcataaataaatgcaaagatCCATAATAAGTAGAAACCGGAACATCAAGTCTTAGAAAACCACAATATCTCCATTATTCAGACCCATAAATGCATACTTAAGCAAGCGTACATGCCCATTCAAGAATATATGGCCATATATAAAGAGAGAACACCATTATAACTTGAGAAGTAGTAACATCTAACCATATGCTGGAGGGTTTGCAATGATTGCATCTGCCTTAAAAGGGATAGCAGAATCAGGGTCAGGATCTTTGCAAGCTGGAAGCAAAGAGTAGATGATTTCCTTTATCTGATTTCTCTGAATAGGAATCTCAGAAGGCCCTGATGGCAAGAAGCCTTTATTTTTAACCATATCTGCtcagagaaaaaaattgaagggaaAGGAAATCATTAAGAAGCCCTGCAGGAAATCCGAACTTTTAACAActaatcacattcaatttcattcatatattgCTTCGAGCATACTGAACAATCTTCAACTTAACATCCacattattcttttttttgaaaCGTAACTTAACACCTACATAGTTTATATGAAGCTTTGTTATTGACAAACTTACAAATAACAAGAAGGTTCAGTAATCAGTGCTACTGCTGCAAAAACGGATGAAAAATGTCTTGCAGTTATGTATGTGTTAAATGCTTAGCAAGGCACTAACTTTAATTACATATAGGAACCATCTCAAAACAATCTAATCAGAATCCCTAGAAGGTTGCACCagaaaatcatcaaataatGTGTTAGGTACATACAACCAGCAAGAACTTTAGGATCTCCGCCTAATGGATAGAACTCAAGTCCGGCAGTCAGCACAAAGtctttgaaatttgaatgaGTTGCCAGCCTTACACGATGACCATAGTCCTGCATGCAAAACATCCTTTTGAATGGTAACATTTTAAACAAACAATAATCCTGCATGACCATAAAATTGtttcacttcttttttcttttttttttgtccaatgcAGTATGCATGTAGTTGCCAACCAGGTTTCAAAAGAACATATAACTATTACAAAAACTGAAAACTGGTACTGCATAAAAACCATCTTTTGCACTAAACCCTAGGAAAAAAGGCtccaaaaacttaaaatatctcatttttaatataaaagataaaagtaatTCAGAGCAATTAAGACACtgacaaagaaagaaaatcatcCAACTCTCCATTTCACAAGTAATGATGCTGATCCCAGCAAGCAGCACTTTGATCCTGATCAAGCCAGCAAACTACCTAAATGATCATCACCAAGTGCAACACTTCCGGTCTATATGTAAACTGCTCATAAAGAGCCTGTTTTCTATGGACTATAACAGATTTTTTAATCTAGTTTACCCTAAGTCAATGCGAGTAGAAAGAAGCAATCCCTGGCTCAATCTTAAATATAGAGAATTcgattttaatatataaatagagaaagatataattaaaacaaacaagAGCAATAATTGAGTCCTCAAATTTCAACATAGtaattttggttgaaattgctccattttttatttacatatgtTAACAGAAGCCCAAACAAGGTTACAGAAAAGTTAAAGGCTATAAGCAAACCAAAAGTTTAGCTAAATAGCAAAAATGAACcacataaaaacaaaatattccTAACCTGGAGACGTTTTCCAATCGCAATAAATGGCTGCACATCTCCACGTGTGCCAACTATAAGCATCACTATTTGCAACGGAGGAATATACTGAAGTTCCGTTTCAAGTGACTCTTCTTCAGCAACTCCAGTATATACGTCTCTCTGCCCACCACCAAGAGCATGGGGCTCAACATCTCCAGGGACCTCAAACTCCACAGTCCCATCATCTTTCAAGGTAGCTATTCTGTTCAACAAGTTAAGCTGCACGGATTTATAAGATTTATAGCATTGTCAGTTGTGCATCTCAAGTAATCAAGCTGTCACACTAATCAATAAACCACTCATCAAGCAACATGTAAGAATACTGTTGTGGACATCTCTTGGGTGTAGGACTCTTGGGAGAAGTTAGATAGGactcttaaaataaaagaagctGTGTTTGGTaggaatttatttaattattgtattcTCTATTTAATAAAACCTAAGCAGAATTTCAGTCAAAAAACCCTACTCTCCAACGAGTCCTAAGGTTTTGGTCTCCCTTTGACAAGCTGAGCTATCAATCACAGTCGTTCTAGGAACTGAGATAAAGGGAAGGCAATTGATTTCGACTTCCCCATCAATCGTCCAGAGACACAATAATATTCACGTATTCTTAACAAGTTGGCATCAAAGCCTACCACAGTGCGAGCTTCTATGAAATCCTTGGTGGATGTGCCGATCTGAAGAACCATATAAACCACTACCTCCAGTTAATGACTCTCCAAATACAAGAACAAGTGAAAACCCTACTTTATAGTTTGAGAAAATCAACAATTAGTGATGGTCACACAAGCAGTACTGCAACACAACTAGACTATGCGCCCTTTCCACCAACTATAGGAAGAGGCACAACCACAGCCCCACTGGGAGAGATGGTTAAGTAAGAATTAGCTAACATACAAAAAATTTCTCAAAAGCTTAGGATGCAAGCAAGACAAGGTGTTTGTGCATTAAAGAAACTGAGGC
The Gossypium raimondii isolate GPD5lz chromosome 8, ASM2569854v1, whole genome shotgun sequence DNA segment above includes these coding regions:
- the LOC105790492 gene encoding sterol 3-beta-glucosyltransferase UGT80A2 isoform X1; protein product: MVPSPEHRRNSSSASSSSSSVEIPVKSEQEICIDAKQMDSSRDSLEAASGDDSRAGVDRSAMNNGGAESSGTIHRSYSEVGTSPVGISNIEKLDSSQRKLEIPKSEAQRHRNILAEEAAQIFDNNIPAQQKLNLLNRIATLKDDGTVEFEVPGDVEPHALGGGQRDVYTGVAEEESLETELQYIPPLQIVMLIVGTRGDVQPFIAIGKRLQDYGHRVRLATHSNFKDFVLTAGLEFYPLGGDPKVLAGYMVKNKGFLPSGPSEIPIQRNQIKEIIYSLLPACKDPDPDSAIPFKADAIIANPPAYGHTHVAEALKVPIHIFFTMPWTPTSEFPHPLSRVKQPAGYRLSYQIVDSMIWLGIRDMINDLRKKKLRLRPVTYLSGSQGSDSDVPYGYIWSPHLVPKPKDWGPKIDVVGFCFLDLATNYEPPESLVKWLEAGPKPIYIGFGSLPVQEPEKMTQIIVDALEQTGQRGIINKGWGGLGSLAESKDSVYLLDNVPHDWLFLQCMAVVHHGGAGTTAAGLKAACPTTIVPFFGDQPFWGDRVHARGVGPAPIPIDEFSLPKLIDAIKFMLNPEVKEKAVELAKAMENEDGVSGAVKAFFKHLPRKKPELEPSVEPPSSLFSISRCFGCS
- the LOC105790492 gene encoding sterol 3-beta-glucosyltransferase UGT80A2 isoform X2; translated protein: MSSRHLLNLLNRIATLKDDGTVEFEVPGDVEPHALGGGQRDVYTGVAEEESLETELQYIPPLQIVMLIVGTRGDVQPFIAIGKRLQDYGHRVRLATHSNFKDFVLTAGLEFYPLGGDPKVLAGYMVKNKGFLPSGPSEIPIQRNQIKEIIYSLLPACKDPDPDSAIPFKADAIIANPPAYGHTHVAEALKVPIHIFFTMPWTPTSEFPHPLSRVKQPAGYRLSYQIVDSMIWLGIRDMINDLRKKKLRLRPVTYLSGSQGSDSDVPYGYIWSPHLVPKPKDWGPKIDVVGFCFLDLATNYEPPESLVKWLEAGPKPIYIGFGSLPVQEPEKMTQIIVDALEQTGQRGIINKGWGGLGSLAESKDSVYLLDNVPHDWLFLQCMAVVHHGGAGTTAAGLKAACPTTIVPFFGDQPFWGDRVHARGVGPAPIPIDEFSLPKLIDAIKFMLNPEVKEKAVELAKAMENEDGVSGAVKAFFKHLPRKKPELEPSVEPPSSLFSISRCFGCS